The genomic region AATTTGGTAGCCCCGTATAGATTTACAGGATTAGCTGCTTTATCTGTGCTTAAGGCTATTACTTTTCTGACACCTGTATCTATCGCAGCATTAATAATATTCTCTGCTCCCAAGATGTTAGTCTTTATTGCCTCGAAGGGGTTGTACTCTGCTGCTGGCACCTGTTTCAATGCAGCGGCATGAATTATATAATCAACACCTGTAAATGCCCTATAAAGGCGATCTTTGTCTCTGACATCTCCAATAAAATACCTGATACATGGATAGTCCCTTTCGCTAAAAACCTGACTCATTTCAAACTGCTTTAATTCATCACGACTGAAGACAATAAGCTTCTTGGGTTGATAGTTTTTTAAGATAATTTCTGTACACTTCTTGCCAAAAGAACCTGTCCCACCAGTAATTAGAATTGTTTTACCATTTAACATGTTATGTCTCCTATTAACTCAGGATTAAGCAGTAAGGATTAAAGGATTTAAGCTTACCCCTTTCCTTAATCCTTTCTTCAGGCAGGCTACCGCCATTCAGGTGTATGAACCTGTCACAGGAACACAGGATTGTTTCCATGCAGTATCAACTCAGGATTAAGGGGTAAGGAGTAAGGATTAAGGGAGAAAACCTTATCCCTTCAATCCTTCAATCCTTAACCCTAACAAGAAACTCCTTTTCTATCGTTACTCTGGCTTGATAGGATACTGCATTGAGCAGGATAATCACCCTATCTTTAGCCTTCATATCCCGCTCAAATATACCGATAAAGTCCTTAAATGGACCTTCTTTTATTAAAACCTCCTCGCCTGGTTTAAAGGAAGGAGGCTGTATTGTCACATACCCTTCTTTAATCCGTGATTTTATTGCATCTATAATCTCATTACCTACAGGGGCCGGAGAACCTTCATTACCAACAAACCTCTTTACCCCTCTCGTATACTTTACCAGCCTATAGTGGAGGTCTATGTCGAGATTGGCAAATATATAACAGGGGAATAATGGCTCGATAACCTCCTGCAGTCTTCCTCTTATCGTTTTTCTCCGCTTTAACTTTGGATTTAATACCTCTAATTCAATGCGTTTAAGCCTCTCAGTTACGAAATCCTCAAGCCTTGGTTTTGTATAAAGCACAAACCAGTTCTTCACTCCAAACGTCTCGACTGAGCTCGACGAAGTCTCTGAACCCTTCATTTCCAACCCCACTGTATTCGCCATATCTTATCCTGATCCACATGTTGCTCTATGAGTTTATTGTAATAGCCTTCTTCATCTCTGTCGGATGTTATAATGATTGCATCGAATTTAAGCTTATCTATATCATCAAAATCTGAAATCTTATGTCCATGAAACGATTTACCTACCTTTTTATCATCAATAACGCCTACAAGATTCAGGTTGCATTCACCAAGTGATATATGCACCAGTTCAGCCATCTCACCATCTCCACAGAATAGAACATCATTTACTCCTTTCTT from Nitrospirota bacterium harbors:
- a CDS encoding polysaccharide biosynthesis protein: MLNGKTILITGGTGSFGKKCTEIILKNYQPKKLIVFSRDELKQFEMSQVFSERDYPCIRYFIGDVRDKDRLYRAFTGVDYIIHAAALKQVPAAEYNPFEAIKTNILGAENIINAAIDTGVRKVIALSTDKAANPVNLYGATK
- a CDS encoding transcription termination/antitermination NusG family protein, which translates into the protein MKGSETSSSSVETFGVKNWFVLYTKPRLEDFVTERLKRIELEVLNPKLKRRKTIRGRLQEVIEPLFPCYIFANLDIDLHYRLVKYTRGVKRFVGNEGSPAPVGNEIIDAIKSRIKEGYVTIQPPSFKPGEEVLIKEGPFKDFIGIFERDMKAKDRVIILLNAVSYQARVTIEKEFLVRVKD